One genomic segment of Pelagerythrobacter marensis includes these proteins:
- a CDS encoding toxic anion resistance protein produces MATNQTATATETDLELTPPDPVPQVAPEKAAGLVPVSEEKKSKLEEKVDAFVADLVSVDANSPEFGTKVDQITNMGRKEIMAASQHSNRFLDRPIRAMDKDEGVGANLAELRRTVEELDPSRRGKLTGPKKLLGIIPFGNKLNDYFRSYQSAQTHIQEVLSKLGNGKDELLMDNAAIDVERAKLWEAMGNLEQMIHISQSLDQRLEDKANELDATDPAKAKAIRETALFYVRQRTQDLLTQMAVSVQGYLALDLVKKNNVELVKGVDRASTTTVGALRTAVTVSEAMTNQRLVLQQITALNDTTAGIIDSTSTMLREQTGKIHEQAASSTIPLETLQRAFQNIYDTMDEVDTFKLRALDSMKQTVTALNQEVEKSKGYIARAEGQAQAQAKVGSSEPSLLTLES; encoded by the coding sequence ATGGCCACCAATCAGACCGCCACGGCGACCGAAACCGATCTGGAACTGACCCCGCCCGATCCGGTGCCCCAGGTCGCGCCGGAAAAGGCCGCCGGCCTTGTGCCGGTGAGCGAGGAGAAAAAATCCAAGCTGGAAGAGAAAGTCGATGCTTTCGTCGCCGATCTCGTTTCGGTGGACGCCAATTCGCCCGAATTCGGCACCAAGGTCGACCAGATCACCAATATGGGCCGCAAGGAAATCATGGCGGCTTCGCAACATTCCAATCGCTTCCTCGACCGTCCGATCCGCGCAATGGACAAGGACGAAGGCGTCGGCGCCAATCTGGCCGAACTGCGCCGCACGGTGGAAGAACTCGATCCCTCGCGCCGCGGCAAGCTGACGGGGCCGAAGAAGCTGCTCGGCATTATCCCCTTCGGCAACAAGCTGAACGATTATTTCCGCAGCTATCAAAGCGCGCAGACGCACATTCAGGAGGTTCTGTCCAAGCTGGGCAACGGCAAGGACGAACTGCTGATGGATAACGCCGCGATCGATGTGGAACGTGCCAAGCTGTGGGAAGCGATGGGCAATCTGGAACAGATGATCCATATCTCGCAATCGCTCGATCAGCGGCTGGAAGACAAGGCCAACGAACTCGACGCGACCGATCCGGCCAAGGCCAAGGCGATCCGCGAGACTGCGCTGTTCTATGTCCGCCAGCGCACGCAAGATCTGCTGACGCAGATGGCGGTGAGCGTGCAGGGTTATCTCGCGCTCGACCTGGTGAAGAAGAACAACGTCGAACTGGTGAAGGGCGTCGACCGCGCCAGCACGACCACGGTCGGCGCGCTGCGCACGGCGGTGACCGTCAGCGAGGCGATGACCAATCAGCGGCTGGTGCTGCAGCAGATTACCGCGCTCAACGACACGACCGCCGGGATCATCGATTCGACCAGCACGATGCTGCGCGAACAGACCGGCAAGATCCACGAACAGGCCGCGTCGAGCACGATCCCGCTGGAAACGCTGCAGCGCGCCTTCCAGAACATCTACGACACGATGGACGAGGTCGATACGTTCAAGCTGCGTGCGCTCGATTCGATGAAGCAGACGGTGACCGCGCTGAATCAGGAAGTCGAAAAGTCGAAAGGCTATATTGCACGGGCCGAAGGGCAGGCGCAGGCCCAGGCGAAAGTCGGATCGTCCGAACCCTCGCTGCTGACGCTGGAGAGCTGA
- a CDS encoding TIGR00341 family protein — MNSDTTDGKNTPAGHVAAAVRNPQWSFLRVVVSFRRWWREMVVETVEQGEVIARRREECALSSRYLFMTAMSAGIAVLGLLLSSPAVVIGAMLLSPLMDPIMGLGFALAIGDYRWLRQSARSLAWGTAMAVGLCSLIVFMSPLQDITPEIASRTRPSLFDLLVALFSALAGAYAMIRGREGTIVGVAIATALMPPLAVVGFGLATANWTVFWGALLLYITNFVTIALTVWAMARLYGFSVTLTERQSRWQNFVLGAVFVVLVVPLGLSLRQIAWEATAARQVRTELADNFGSAARLSQPEIEFDTDPMRVSAFVWTTSLQPDAEVRAEESLARVLGTPVDVQLKQFLVRDEQSAEEAQLASAKEAEEEAARDRLDDLAARLAVAAGTSEDDVLLDRQRRRALVRAEPLPGASLATYAALERRIAATEPEWRIELVPPIATLPAIAFEGEEPDAATREAITLAGWTARRLNRPLTVSGPEADVEAVRALLAEQGVEAGTGEDGGTLRLAWGDRTTE, encoded by the coding sequence ATGAACAGTGATACGACAGACGGGAAAAACACGCCTGCCGGGCACGTTGCGGCGGCTGTCAGGAACCCGCAATGGTCGTTTCTGCGCGTGGTGGTGAGTTTCCGCCGCTGGTGGCGCGAAATGGTGGTCGAAACGGTCGAACAGGGCGAAGTGATCGCCCGGCGGCGCGAAGAATGCGCGCTATCCTCGCGCTATCTGTTCATGACCGCGATGTCGGCGGGAATCGCGGTGCTCGGCCTGCTGCTTTCGTCCCCCGCGGTGGTGATCGGCGCGATGCTGCTCTCTCCGCTGATGGACCCGATCATGGGGTTGGGCTTCGCGCTGGCGATCGGCGATTATCGCTGGCTGCGCCAGTCGGCCCGATCGCTGGCCTGGGGTACCGCGATGGCGGTGGGGCTGTGTTCGCTGATCGTGTTCATGTCCCCGCTGCAGGACATCACGCCGGAAATCGCATCGCGCACCCGGCCCAGCCTGTTCGATCTTCTGGTGGCGCTCTTCTCGGCTCTGGCGGGCGCCTACGCCATGATCCGGGGGCGCGAAGGGACGATCGTCGGCGTTGCCATTGCCACGGCCCTGATGCCGCCGCTGGCGGTCGTCGGCTTCGGCCTCGCGACCGCGAACTGGACGGTCTTCTGGGGCGCGCTGCTGCTCTATATCACCAACTTCGTGACGATTGCGCTCACCGTCTGGGCGATGGCGCGCCTCTATGGCTTCAGCGTCACCCTGACCGAGCGGCAATCGCGCTGGCAGAACTTCGTTCTCGGCGCGGTTTTCGTGGTTCTGGTCGTGCCGCTCGGTCTTTCGCTGCGCCAGATTGCCTGGGAAGCGACCGCCGCGCGGCAGGTTCGCACGGAGCTTGCGGACAATTTCGGCAGCGCGGCGCGTCTCTCTCAGCCCGAGATCGAATTCGATACCGATCCGATGCGGGTTTCGGCTTTCGTCTGGACCACCAGCCTGCAACCCGATGCCGAAGTGCGCGCCGAAGAAAGCCTTGCGCGTGTGCTGGGCACCCCGGTCGACGTGCAGCTTAAACAGTTCCTCGTGCGCGATGAACAAAGCGCCGAAGAAGCCCAGCTCGCGTCGGCCAAGGAAGCCGAGGAAGAGGCCGCGCGCGACCGGCTGGACGATCTGGCCGCGCGGCTGGCAGTCGCGGCGGGGACGAGCGAGGACGACGTTCTGCTCGATCGCCAGCGCCGCCGCGCTCTGGTGCGGGCCGAGCCGCTACCGGGCGCGAGCCTTGCGACTTATGCGGCGCTCGAACGGCGGATCGCGGCGACCGAACCTGAATGGCGGATCGAGCTGGTGCCGCCCATTGCAACGCTTCCCGCGATTGCTTTCGAAGGCGAGGAGCCCGACGCCGCCACGCGCGAGGCGATCACGCTGGCCGGCTGGACCGCGCGGCGGCTCAATCGCCCTCTGACCGTTTCCGGTCCTGAAGCCGATGTCGAAGCCGTCCGTGCGCTGCTGGCCGAACAGGGCGTGGAGGCCGGGACAGGCGAAGATGGCGGTACCCTGCGGCTTGCCTGGGGCGACCGCACGACCGAATGA
- a CDS encoding fatty acyl-AMP ligase gives MTETNQIPTPNDCALPRRRSDFATFNEAIDYAAQSEKGLNFHDMRGTLERPYPYRDMRRDALAMARRLVAAGIGKEDRVALVAETGPEFAALFCACVYTGAWPVPLPLPTSFGGKESYIDQLAVQLESCDPKVLIFPPEITEMAQAAADRQGCEGIDWDSFAERDAPDCDLPEAQPDDICYLQYSSGSTRFPTGVAVTHEALLHNLFGHATAVDLGENDRVVSWLPWYHDMGLVGCFLSPIANQASVDYLKTEHFARRPLAWLDLISRNKGNTLSYSPTFGYDICARRISSQSSVAERFDLSRWRTAGNGADMIRPDVMQNFVNAFADAGFSAGAFTPSYGLAEATLAVTVMPPGEGIRVELVEEERLSGTRADFSRPARYRAIVNCGQPLPGMEVEIRGENGQAKGDHKIGKVWCRGKSVMHSYFRNEEATSDCLVAKENGEVWLDTGDMGYMANGYLFIVGRAKDMIIINGKNHWPQDIEWAVEQLPGFNHGDIAAFAVETENGEEAPAVLVHCRVSDPEERVRLHEQIRDKVRSITGMNCVVELVPPRTLPRTSSGKLSRAKAKRLYLAGEIQPLQLMQAA, from the coding sequence ATGACCGAAACGAACCAGATTCCGACACCGAACGACTGCGCTCTGCCGCGCCGCCGGTCGGACTTCGCGACCTTTAACGAGGCGATCGATTACGCCGCGCAGAGCGAGAAGGGGCTCAATTTCCACGATATGCGCGGCACGCTTGAGCGGCCCTACCCCTACCGCGACATGCGCCGGGATGCACTGGCGATGGCCCGGCGGCTGGTCGCTGCGGGCATAGGGAAAGAGGACCGCGTTGCCCTGGTCGCCGAAACAGGGCCGGAGTTCGCGGCCCTGTTCTGCGCCTGCGTCTATACCGGTGCCTGGCCGGTGCCGCTGCCGCTGCCGACCAGTTTCGGCGGCAAGGAAAGCTATATCGACCAGTTGGCGGTACAACTGGAAAGCTGCGATCCCAAAGTTCTGATCTTTCCCCCCGAAATCACCGAAATGGCGCAGGCCGCCGCCGATCGGCAGGGTTGCGAAGGGATCGACTGGGACAGCTTTGCCGAACGGGACGCGCCCGATTGCGATCTGCCCGAAGCGCAGCCGGACGACATCTGTTATCTCCAGTATTCATCCGGTTCGACCCGGTTCCCCACCGGTGTGGCGGTGACGCACGAGGCGCTGCTACATAACCTGTTCGGCCATGCGACCGCAGTGGATCTGGGCGAAAACGACCGCGTGGTTTCGTGGCTTCCCTGGTATCACGACATGGGCCTGGTCGGCTGTTTCCTTTCGCCGATCGCGAACCAGGCCTCTGTCGATTATCTCAAGACCGAACATTTCGCCCGCCGCCCGCTCGCGTGGCTCGATCTGATCAGCCGTAACAAGGGCAACACCCTCTCCTATTCCCCGACATTCGGGTACGACATCTGCGCGCGCCGGATTTCCAGCCAGAGCAGTGTCGCCGAACGGTTCGACCTTTCGCGCTGGCGCACGGCCGGCAACGGGGCGGACATGATCCGGCCCGACGTGATGCAGAATTTCGTCAACGCCTTTGCCGATGCAGGCTTCAGCGCGGGGGCCTTCACCCCGTCGTACGGCCTGGCGGAAGCGACCCTGGCGGTCACCGTCATGCCGCCGGGCGAAGGCATTCGCGTGGAGCTGGTGGAAGAAGAACGCCTTTCCGGCACCCGCGCCGATTTCTCGCGCCCCGCCCGCTATCGCGCGATCGTCAACTGCGGACAGCCCCTGCCCGGCATGGAAGTCGAGATTCGGGGCGAGAACGGCCAGGCCAAGGGCGATCACAAGATCGGCAAGGTCTGGTGCCGGGGCAAGAGCGTGATGCATTCCTATTTCCGCAACGAGGAAGCGACCAGCGACTGCCTGGTCGCCAAGGAAAACGGCGAAGTCTGGCTCGACACCGGCGACATGGGTTACATGGCCAATGGCTATCTGTTCATCGTCGGCCGGGCGAAGGACATGATTATCATCAACGGCAAGAACCACTGGCCGCAGGATATCGAGTGGGCGGTGGAACAGCTCCCCGGCTTCAACCACGGCGATATTGCGGCTTTCGCGGTCGAAACCGAGAACGGCGAGGAAGCGCCTGCCGTGCTGGTCCATTGCCGCGTGTCCGACCCGGAAGAACGGGTGCGCCTGCACGAGCAGATCCGCGACAAGGTGCGTTCGATCACCGGGATGAACTGCGTCGTCGAACTGGTCCCGCCGCGCACATTGCCGCGCACCAGTTCGGGCAAGCTCAGCCGGGCGAAGGCGAAGCGCCTGTACCTCGCCGGGGAGATCCAGCCGCTACAACTGATGCAGGCGGCCTGA
- a CDS encoding regulatory protein RecX, translating to MADHSMNKRRERRPPRPLDPLRIEELALGYVARFATSTAKLEAYLVRKLRERGWEGDEPPDPAAIAARFADRGYIDDESYARSRAAGLLRRGYGARRIDETLRSAGIDDALRDAVEPGEGARRAAALRLARKRRFGPFAPELPDRERREKQIAALVRAGHGFDIARAVVTAAGEDEAEEWAAEAAAEED from the coding sequence ATGGCCGACCACAGCATGAACAAGCGGCGGGAACGCCGTCCACCAAGGCCGCTCGATCCCCTGCGGATCGAGGAGCTTGCTCTTGGCTATGTCGCCCGTTTCGCCACCAGCACGGCCAAACTGGAAGCCTATCTGGTACGGAAATTGCGCGAACGCGGCTGGGAAGGGGACGAGCCGCCCGATCCCGCCGCAATTGCAGCGCGCTTTGCCGATCGCGGCTATATCGACGACGAAAGTTATGCCCGCAGCAGGGCCGCCGGGCTCCTGCGGCGCGGATACGGGGCGCGGCGGATCGACGAAACGCTGCGCAGCGCGGGGATCGACGATGCCTTGCGCGATGCCGTCGAGCCGGGGGAAGGTGCACGCCGGGCAGCGGCGCTGCGGTTGGCGCGCAAACGGCGTTTCGGTCCTTTCGCCCCCGAGTTACCGGACCGCGAGCGGCGCGAGAAGCAGATTGCCGCGCTCGTGCGCGCAGGGCATGGATTCGACATCGCCCGCGCTGTAGTGACGGCAGCAGGCGAGGATGAGGCGGAAGAATGGGCCGCCGAAGCCGCTGCCGAGGAAGATTGA
- a CDS encoding DUF192 domain-containing protein, with translation MRRMIPAFVLALAACSPQAGAGAAATAAPEGETAGLRHPVSGLEIVELAVETDEGRREFAVEVAKTPREQAQGLMFRTQLGPNEGMIFPRDPPDIASFWMKNTPLPLDIIFIGEDGRIINIAARTVPYSLESVSAVGLTSAVLELRGGRAAELGIEPGDRVIW, from the coding sequence ATGCGCCGCATGATTCCCGCTTTCGTCCTGGCGCTCGCCGCCTGCTCTCCGCAGGCCGGCGCCGGCGCTGCTGCCACTGCAGCGCCCGAGGGCGAAACGGCCGGGCTACGGCACCCCGTTTCCGGCCTGGAGATCGTCGAACTGGCGGTGGAGACGGACGAGGGGCGGCGCGAATTCGCCGTGGAAGTGGCGAAGACTCCGCGCGAACAGGCCCAAGGGCTTATGTTCCGCACGCAACTGGGGCCGAACGAGGGAATGATCTTTCCACGCGACCCGCCCGATATTGCGAGCTTCTGGATGAAGAACACGCCGCTCCCGCTCGATATCATTTTTATCGGAGAGGACGGGCGGATCATCAATATTGCAGCGCGCACCGTCCCCTACTCGCTCGAATCCGTGTCTGCCGTCGGTCTGACGAGTGCCGTGCTGGAGCTTCGCGGCGGTCGGGCGGCCGAATTGGGGATCGAGCCGGGCGACCGGGTGATATGGTAA
- a CDS encoding NADH:ubiquinone oxidoreductase subunit NDUFA12, which translates to MKFLAKIFTWWNGATIGTLLDSWRHGEQVGTDAQGNRYYRARKTPSGGRERRWVIYEGANDASRVPAEWHGWLHGAFDDVPESHLPPARIWEVDYTPNATGTQAAYLPQGALQRGGRRAAATGDYEAWSPDS; encoded by the coding sequence ATGAAATTCCTGGCCAAAATCTTCACCTGGTGGAATGGCGCGACCATCGGCACGTTGCTGGATAGCTGGCGCCACGGCGAACAGGTCGGCACCGATGCGCAGGGCAACCGCTATTACCGCGCGCGCAAGACGCCGTCCGGCGGGCGCGAACGGCGCTGGGTAATCTACGAAGGCGCAAACGATGCGAGCCGGGTTCCGGCCGAATGGCACGGCTGGCTGCACGGCGCGTTCGACGACGTGCCCGAAAGCCACCTGCCCCCGGCGCGAATCTGGGAAGTGGACTACACCCCCAACGCAACCGGCACGCAGGCGGCCTATCTGCCGCAGGGCGCATTGCAGCGCGGCGGCCGCCGGGCGGCGGCGACAGGCGATTACGAAGCGTGGTCGCCGGACAGTTGA
- a CDS encoding DUF2155 domain-containing protein — translation MRALAGLLPFAVALAGCSPDAQDPPAPDAVETEVPADIAADDIPEVVDDVEGTPMDQRVATIGLLNKRNNLSQDLEMKPGESRRVDNVIVRLAACERTAPWEMPRETGAFVQVLVRDNAASDEGRWDKVFSGWLFRNSPSLNVVEHPIYDVWVKDCAMSFPGEEDGSASASSDE, via the coding sequence ATGCGCGCACTGGCCGGGCTGCTGCCCTTCGCGGTGGCGCTCGCCGGCTGCTCGCCCGACGCGCAGGACCCGCCGGCGCCTGACGCGGTCGAGACAGAGGTTCCCGCCGACATCGCGGCGGACGACATCCCCGAGGTGGTGGACGATGTCGAAGGCACGCCGATGGATCAGCGCGTTGCCACGATCGGCCTGCTCAACAAACGCAACAACCTGTCGCAGGACCTGGAAATGAAACCGGGCGAATCGCGGCGGGTGGATAACGTGATCGTGCGACTCGCGGCTTGCGAGCGCACGGCGCCGTGGGAAATGCCGCGCGAGACGGGGGCTTTCGTGCAAGTGCTGGTGCGCGACAATGCCGCATCGGACGAAGGCCGCTGGGACAAGGTCTTCTCGGGCTGGCTGTTCCGCAATTCGCCCAGCCTCAATGTCGTAGAACACCCGATCTACGACGTCTGGGTGAAGGATTGCGCGATGAGCTTCCCGGGCGAGGAAGACGGCTCCGCCTCCGCCAGCAGCGACGAATAG
- the aat gene encoding leucyl/phenylalanyl-tRNA--protein transferase: MHAPAQGPIPPDLLLHAYRNGIFPMADSREDDELFWIEPRRRAVIPLDGFRCARSLRKVLRRDAYTVTCNTAFEEVLRACAAPRDDNEGTWINHRIEASFAALHRDGHAHSIECWQGADLVGGLYGLAIDRTFCGESMFSRADNASKVALAWLVALMRRAGFMVLDCQFMTAHLASLGAVEIPQARYLALLESARGAPDLSLPAAYSSLLAEAEPSSSPGKLIAQSFTQTS; this comes from the coding sequence ATGCACGCGCCCGCGCAAGGCCCGATCCCGCCCGATCTTCTGCTGCATGCTTATCGCAACGGCATTTTTCCGATGGCCGACAGTCGTGAGGACGACGAACTGTTCTGGATCGAACCGCGCCGGCGCGCGGTCATTCCGCTCGACGGTTTTCGCTGCGCGCGATCGCTGCGCAAGGTCCTGCGGCGCGATGCCTATACGGTCACATGCAATACTGCATTCGAAGAGGTTCTGCGCGCCTGCGCCGCCCCGCGCGACGACAACGAAGGCACCTGGATCAACCACCGGATAGAAGCGAGCTTTGCCGCCCTGCACCGGGACGGCCATGCCCATTCGATCGAATGCTGGCAGGGGGCGGACCTTGTCGGCGGCCTCTATGGCCTTGCGATCGACCGCACATTCTGCGGCGAGAGCATGTTCAGCCGGGCCGACAACGCTTCAAAAGTCGCGCTCGCCTGGCTCGTCGCGCTGATGCGGCGCGCGGGATTTATGGTGCTCGACTGCCAGTTCATGACCGCCCACCTCGCTTCGCTCGGCGCGGTCGAAATCCCGCAGGCCCGCTATCTGGCCTTGCTCGAAAGCGCGCGCGGCGCGCCGGACCTGAGCCTGCCGGCAGCCTATTCGTCGCTGCTGGCGGAGGCGGAGCCGTCTTCCTCGCCCGGGAAGCTCATCGCGCAATCCTTCACCCAGACGTCGTAG
- a CDS encoding Leu/Phe/Val dehydrogenase: protein MVTRPARLTPPVQCVPLHDPESRLEGVIVIHSTALGPGAGGCRFWSYPDMDRAQADALRLAEGMSYKNALAGLPLGGAKAVLRRPEGDFDRSRLFQAFGRAVAELRGAYVTAEDVGTTVTDMQDIARATRHVAGLPARTGRAGGDPSPWTAQGVFESMHQAAEIVLGRDLGELTVAVQGVGNVGADLCRRLAEAGARLIVADVDPQRCESLRVQYGATVLPVNAIVEAEADVFAPCALGGVLNDHSAGRIAARIVCGAANNQLAQPEMAETLRRRGITYVPDYGVNAGGIISVSAEYLGEGTDEVARRVAAIAPRVGALLERAAHEKRSPAAVADDLAEEVIASAQRPATAAA, encoded by the coding sequence ATGGTTACCCGCCCCGCCCGCCTGACACCGCCCGTTCAATGCGTGCCACTGCACGATCCCGAAAGCCGGCTGGAAGGTGTGATCGTGATCCATTCGACCGCGCTCGGCCCCGGCGCCGGCGGTTGCCGTTTCTGGAGCTACCCCGACATGGACCGGGCGCAGGCCGACGCGCTGCGGCTGGCCGAAGGGATGAGTTACAAGAACGCGCTGGCCGGCCTTCCCCTTGGCGGTGCCAAGGCAGTGCTGCGCCGTCCCGAAGGCGATTTCGACCGCTCGCGTCTGTTTCAGGCATTCGGCAGGGCCGTTGCGGAGCTTCGCGGCGCTTATGTGACGGCGGAAGATGTCGGGACGACGGTGACTGACATGCAGGATATCGCCCGCGCCACGCGGCATGTCGCCGGCCTGCCAGCCAGAACCGGGCGGGCGGGAGGTGACCCCTCGCCCTGGACCGCCCAGGGCGTGTTCGAATCGATGCACCAGGCGGCAGAGATCGTTCTGGGTCGCGACCTCGGCGAACTGACAGTCGCCGTTCAGGGCGTCGGCAACGTGGGCGCAGACCTGTGCCGCCGCCTGGCCGAAGCCGGCGCACGCCTGATAGTCGCCGACGTCGATCCGCAGCGCTGTGAAAGTCTGCGCGTACAGTACGGCGCGACGGTGTTGCCGGTGAATGCCATTGTCGAGGCGGAAGCCGATGTCTTCGCACCCTGCGCACTGGGCGGGGTGCTGAACGACCATAGCGCCGGGCGTATCGCAGCGCGGATCGTATGCGGTGCGGCGAACAACCAGCTGGCTCAACCGGAAATGGCGGAGACACTGCGCCGGCGCGGCATCACCTACGTGCCCGACTATGGCGTCAATGCTGGCGGTATCATCAGCGTTTCGGCCGAGTATCTGGGTGAAGGCACGGATGAGGTCGCTCGGCGCGTTGCAGCAATTGCACCGCGGGTTGGCGCCCTGCTCGAACGCGCCGCGCACGAAAAACGCTCCCCCGCCGCAGTCGCCGACGATCTGGCCGAAGAAGTGATCGCCAGCGCGCAGCGGCCCGCAACGGCAGCGGCCTAG
- a CDS encoding Lrp/AsnC family transcriptional regulator — translation MTQLDRFETKILRELQRDAAQTTAQIAERVGLSPSPCWRRIDRLEREGYIRKRIAVVDRRKVGLNAHVFAQVKLNAHGRANLDEFSAAIRAFPEVLDAYVLMGTMDFMLRIVARDIDAYERFFFEHLSKLSGVQEIHSTVALSEIKATNELPLP, via the coding sequence ATGACCCAGCTAGATCGATTTGAAACAAAGATACTCCGCGAACTGCAACGAGACGCGGCTCAAACCACGGCGCAGATCGCGGAACGGGTGGGGCTTTCGCCTTCACCCTGCTGGCGGCGGATCGATCGGCTTGAGCGGGAGGGCTATATCCGCAAGCGGATCGCGGTGGTCGATCGGCGCAAGGTCGGCTTGAACGCCCATGTTTTCGCGCAAGTGAAGCTCAACGCCCACGGGCGGGCCAATCTCGACGAATTCAGCGCCGCGATCCGTGCCTTTCCCGAAGTGCTCGATGCCTATGTTCTGATGGGCACGATGGATTTCATGCTGCGCATCGTGGCCAGGGACATCGACGCCTACGAGCGGTTCTTCTTCGAACATCTGAGCAAGCTTTCGGGCGTGCAGGAAATCCACTCCACCGTCGCCCTGTCCGAGATCAAGGCGACCAACGAGCTGCCCTTGCCATGA